The following are encoded together in the Scytonema millei VB511283 genome:
- the dhaL gene encoding dihydroxyacetone kinase subunit DhaL has product MNKEQVIQWLQNFAAEIEQNKEYLTELDAAIGDADHGINMDRGFKKVASQLSSVADKDISTILKTVSMTLISTVGGASGPLYGTFFLRASTAVTGKEELATEDLLKLLQAGLEGVVQRGKAHLGDKTMIDVLLPVVDSFQQSVDNNKNILETMQQVVLVAEQAMKETILMLAKKGRASYLGDRSIGHQDPGATSTYLMLKSLLATLEN; this is encoded by the coding sequence ATGAATAAAGAACAAGTAATACAATGGTTGCAAAATTTTGCTGCTGAGATTGAGCAAAACAAAGAATATTTAACAGAATTAGATGCAGCAATTGGTGATGCCGATCATGGGATCAATATGGATCGCGGCTTTAAGAAAGTAGCAAGTCAACTATCTAGTGTTGCCGACAAAGACATCAGCACAATTTTAAAAACTGTCAGCATGACCTTAATTTCTACTGTAGGTGGTGCAAGTGGTCCTCTTTACGGCACATTTTTTTTGAGAGCAAGTACAGCCGTAACAGGGAAAGAAGAACTCGCAACAGAAGATTTACTCAAGTTATTACAAGCAGGTTTAGAAGGTGTAGTTCAACGAGGTAAAGCGCACCTTGGTGACAAGACTATGATAGATGTTTTATTACCAGTTGTGGATAGTTTTCAACAATCTGTAGATAACAATAAAAATATTTTAGAAACGATGCAGCAAGTAGTATTAGTAGCAGAACAAGCGATGAAAGAGACTATTCTCATGCTAGCTAAAAAAGGGAGAGCGAGTTATTTAGGCGATCGCAGTATCGGACACCAAGATCCAGGCGCAACTTCTACTTATTTAATGCTGAAGAGTTTGTTAGCAACGTTGGAAAATTAA
- the ptsP gene encoding phosphoenolpyruvate--protein phosphotransferase → MVSIVIVSHSKKLAEGVRELARQMVQDKVPIAVAAGIDDPENPLGTDAMQVYEAIASVYSDDGVLVLMDLGSALLSAEMAIEFLPEEQQDKIHLCEAPLVEGAIAASVAATSSNDIDVVISEARQALTAKAAQLNINTQNKHSIAPLFKGGWGDLPTNEIHLTIRNPQGLHARPAAQFVTTVTQFQAQIRVRNITRNTEFVRADSINQVATLGVCQGHEIAISSVGEDADAALLALQTLVENNFGETHHTSSPHLHTFSHFPQGIPAVPGIAIAPVFQHHSYQIKVHELCVVDVETEWQRLQTAIATAQQEIQNIKDRIHIHENEAAIFDAHLLILADPAIIEPVQKRIFEQHQNAEFAWNTIIDEIANSYRHLNDVYLQERAKDIIDVGQRVLRSLLGVSTANIELTQPSILVARDLSPSDTVQLDRTKVLGICTLQGSATSHSVILARTLGIPAVVGVNSQILNLEPGTLLAIDGENGNIWIQPDSKTIATLEAKRDAIITARQQARVKAQAPAIARDGKRIQVFANISSIADAQIAIAQGAEGVGLLRTELLYLDRTSSPTEAEQFEIYRAIAQILANRSLIIRTLDIGGDKPLSYLGLQTETNPFLGWRGIRFCLDRPELFKTQLRAILRASSGYQIKVMFPTIATLAELQAAKAIWAEAQTELSQAGIPFDQNIEIGIMIEIPSAVAIADKLASEVNFFSIGTNDLSQYIMAADRTNPKVASLADAFHPAVLQAVQKTVQAAHHAGIWIGLCGELAAEPLEGV, encoded by the coding sequence ATGGTTAGCATTGTTATTGTCTCTCACAGCAAAAAACTAGCCGAAGGCGTGCGGGAACTTGCACGACAAATGGTACAGGACAAAGTACCCATAGCCGTAGCAGCAGGAATTGACGATCCAGAAAATCCACTAGGTACAGATGCCATGCAAGTCTATGAAGCGATCGCCTCTGTCTATAGTGACGATGGCGTTCTCGTACTCATGGATCTCGGTAGTGCCTTACTTAGTGCGGAGATGGCAATAGAATTCTTGCCAGAAGAACAACAGGATAAAATTCATTTATGTGAAGCACCTCTAGTAGAAGGTGCGATCGCCGCCTCTGTTGCAGCTACATCCAGTAACGATATCGATGTTGTTATTTCTGAAGCACGACAAGCACTCACAGCAAAAGCAGCACAATTAAATATAAATACCCAAAACAAACATTCTATTGCCCCCCTTTTTAAGGGAGGTTGGGGGGATCTCCCAACAAACGAAATCCACCTGACAATCCGTAACCCACAAGGACTACACGCACGTCCTGCGGCTCAATTTGTTACCACAGTAACTCAGTTTCAGGCTCAAATTCGCGTGCGAAATATCACCAGAAACACAGAATTTGTGAGAGCAGATAGCATCAATCAAGTTGCTACATTAGGAGTATGCCAAGGACACGAAATCGCGATCTCTTCTGTTGGTGAAGATGCAGATGCGGCACTGTTAGCACTACAAACACTTGTCGAAAATAATTTTGGTGAGACTCATCATACTTCATCTCCTCACCTCCATACTTTCTCTCATTTTCCACAAGGAATTCCCGCTGTCCCAGGAATTGCGATCGCCCCAGTTTTCCAACATCATTCGTATCAAATAAAAGTTCACGAACTTTGTGTAGTAGATGTAGAGACTGAATGGCAGCGTTTACAAACAGCGATCGCAACTGCCCAACAAGAAATTCAAAATATCAAAGATCGAATCCATATTCATGAGAATGAAGCAGCAATATTTGATGCACATCTTTTAATTTTGGCAGATCCAGCAATTATCGAACCCGTCCAAAAACGAATTTTTGAGCAACATCAAAATGCTGAATTTGCTTGGAATACCATCATTGATGAAATAGCAAATAGTTATCGCCATCTCAATGACGTTTATTTACAAGAACGAGCTAAAGATATTATTGATGTAGGACAAAGAGTTTTGCGATCGCTCCTTGGCGTTTCTACTGCTAATATAGAATTAACTCAGCCCAGTATTCTTGTTGCTCGCGATCTTTCTCCTTCTGATACAGTCCAATTAGATCGGACAAAAGTATTAGGAATTTGTACGTTACAAGGTAGCGCTACTTCTCACAGTGTAATTCTGGCACGTACGTTAGGAATTCCGGCTGTTGTCGGTGTTAACTCACAGATTTTAAATTTAGAACCTGGTACGCTGCTAGCAATTGATGGTGAAAATGGCAATATTTGGATACAACCCGATTCTAAAACAATTGCTACCCTCGAAGCGAAAAGAGATGCGATAATTACCGCTAGACAGCAAGCACGAGTCAAAGCGCAAGCACCAGCGATCGCCCGTGACGGTAAGCGAATTCAAGTCTTTGCTAATATTAGTAGTATTGCCGATGCTCAAATTGCGATCGCTCAAGGTGCAGAGGGAGTCGGATTGTTACGCACCGAATTATTGTATCTTGACAGAACGTCCTCACCTACAGAAGCAGAACAATTTGAAATTTATCGTGCGATCGCCCAAATTCTAGCAAACCGTTCCCTAATTATTCGTACTCTGGATATAGGTGGCGACAAACCTCTTTCTTATCTGGGATTACAAACAGAAACTAATCCTTTTTTAGGCTGGCGAGGTATTCGATTTTGCTTGGATCGTCCCGAGCTTTTTAAAACTCAGTTACGAGCAATATTACGAGCTAGCTCAGGATATCAAATTAAAGTTATGTTTCCCACAATTGCAACTTTAGCAGAACTACAAGCAGCTAAAGCAATTTGGGCAGAAGCACAAACAGAATTGTCCCAAGCTGGTATTCCCTTCGATCAAAATATTGAAATTGGCATCATGATAGAAATTCCATCTGCGGTTGCGATCGCGGATAAACTTGCCTCTGAAGTGAATTTTTTCAGCATTGGTACGAATGATTTAAGCCAATATATCATGGCAGCCGATCGCACCAATCCGAAAGTTGCTTCATTAGCTGACGCTTTTCATCCTGCTGTATTGCAAGCAGTTCAAAAAACTGTGCAAGCCGCACACCATGCAGGAATTTGGATA